One segment of Actinomyces sp. 432 DNA contains the following:
- a CDS encoding ABC transporter permease subunit, which translates to MTSTTAHKRGAHSAAAGADDPESSRRTTRERTTTIRSVLGRVLVLGAALALAAYLVPLLIASQMWLWLFIVVAATIAIFMLYSTHRFIPGKYFFPGTFFLAVFLIVPIVMTIQTAFTNFGDGFRGTKEDAITTITNNSVIQAADSPLYNLSVATTGSAEEGPFTLFLVDTETDEVLYGADGETVQPASGVDLTVTDGFVTAADGYTILTGKQINTAYDTISNLTLSVSDTSAIKVQGVRSAFEGTKTMVYDEEADSITNVQTGDVYTVQKIGNSDYFVNANGDKLAQSWKQNIGLANFQRLFGNQSLLKQLGGAFAWTLIFAGGSMLLTFLLGYFLALTLNDDRIRGKKLYRSFLLLPYAVPGFISLLIWSNFYNRDFGLINEMLNLHINWLGDPNWAKVAVLLTNLWMGFPYMFIVCTGALQSIPDDLKEAARIDGASGWQTTTRVITPLLLVSVAPLLVSTFAFNFNNFNAIQLLTEGGPFAAGEYTRGGTDILISMVYRIAFGGSGADYGFASAVSVILFVITGVLAAAQFTATRRLEDIN; encoded by the coding sequence ATGACGTCCACAACCGCCCACAAACGCGGCGCCCACAGCGCCGCTGCAGGCGCGGATGACCCCGAATCCTCCCGTCGCACGACGCGAGAGCGGACCACGACAATCCGCTCCGTGCTCGGGCGGGTGCTCGTCCTCGGCGCCGCCCTGGCCCTAGCCGCCTACCTGGTACCGCTGCTCATCGCCTCCCAGATGTGGCTATGGCTGTTCATCGTGGTGGCAGCCACCATCGCCATCTTCATGCTGTACTCCACCCACCGGTTCATCCCGGGCAAGTATTTCTTCCCCGGCACCTTCTTCCTGGCGGTCTTCCTGATCGTCCCGATCGTGATGACGATCCAGACCGCCTTCACAAACTTCGGTGACGGATTCCGCGGCACGAAGGAGGACGCCATCACCACCATCACCAACAACTCCGTCATCCAGGCCGCCGACTCCCCGCTGTACAACCTGTCGGTGGCCACCACCGGTAGTGCCGAGGAGGGCCCCTTCACCCTGTTCCTGGTGGACACCGAAACCGACGAGGTGCTTTACGGGGCCGACGGCGAGACGGTCCAGCCCGCCAGCGGCGTGGACCTGACGGTCACGGATGGCTTCGTCACCGCCGCCGACGGCTACACCATCCTGACCGGCAAGCAGATCAACACCGCCTACGACACCATCTCCAACCTGACCCTGTCGGTATCCGACACCAGCGCCATCAAGGTTCAGGGCGTGCGTTCGGCCTTCGAAGGCACCAAGACGATGGTGTACGACGAAGAGGCCGACTCGATCACGAATGTCCAAACGGGCGACGTCTACACGGTGCAGAAGATCGGCAACTCCGACTATTTCGTCAACGCCAACGGCGACAAGCTCGCCCAGTCCTGGAAGCAGAACATCGGCCTGGCCAACTTCCAGCGGCTCTTCGGCAACCAGAGCCTGCTCAAGCAGCTGGGCGGCGCCTTCGCCTGGACCCTGATCTTCGCCGGCGGCTCCATGCTGCTGACCTTCCTGCTCGGCTACTTCCTGGCACTCACCCTCAATGACGACCGCATCCGCGGCAAGAAGCTGTACCGCTCCTTCCTGCTGCTTCCGTACGCAGTGCCCGGCTTCATCTCACTGCTGATCTGGTCCAACTTCTACAACCGCGACTTCGGCCTCATCAACGAGATGCTGAACCTGCACATCAACTGGCTGGGAGACCCGAACTGGGCGAAGGTCGCGGTGCTGCTGACCAACTTGTGGATGGGCTTCCCCTACATGTTCATCGTCTGCACCGGCGCGCTGCAGTCAATCCCCGATGACCTGAAGGAGGCGGCCCGCATTGACGGGGCCTCCGGCTGGCAGACGACCACCCGGGTGATTACCCCACTGCTGCTGGTCTCGGTGGCGCCCCTGCTGGTGAGCACCTTCGCCTTCAACTTCAACAACTTCAACGCCATCCAGCTGCTCACCGAGGGCGGTCCCTTCGCCGCCGGCGAGTACACACGCGGCGGTACGGACATCCTCATCTCGATGGTCTACCGCATAGCCTTCGGCGGGTCGGGGGCCGACTACGGCTTCGCCTCGGCCGTCTCCGTCATCCTGTTCGTCATCACCGGCGTCCTGGCCGCGGCGCAATTCACTGCAACCCGCCGCCTCGAGGACATCAACTGA
- a CDS encoding sugar ABC transporter permease — protein sequence MPFGRWFREIGWRHVVGVLALVFAAFPILYVISASLNPLGTVASTSLIPTRVSLINYQTLLSGDKGPFTRWYLNTMIVCAVVAAAQIFFSVLAAYAFSRFRFKGRRGGLLALLLIMMFPTTLSMIAIYNMISGIGDVLPAIGLNTLLGYCLALMGGALGQVWLIKGTFDTIPKELDEAAILDGCTHWQVFYRILLPSLKPILATTFLLAFVGIISEFLLGSIFLTDNSKKTLAVGLYGMLSGDRSNNLGIFAAGSVMTMVPVIALFQYLQKYIVGGATAGAVKG from the coding sequence ATGCCTTTCGGCCGGTGGTTCCGGGAGATCGGCTGGCGTCACGTCGTCGGCGTGCTGGCGCTCGTATTCGCCGCCTTCCCGATCCTGTACGTCATCTCCGCATCCCTGAACCCCCTGGGGACCGTGGCCTCCACCTCGCTGATTCCCACCCGGGTCAGCCTGATCAACTACCAGACGCTGCTCAGCGGCGACAAGGGCCCGTTCACGCGCTGGTACCTGAACACCATGATCGTGTGCGCGGTCGTGGCCGCAGCGCAGATCTTCTTCTCCGTGCTGGCCGCTTACGCCTTCAGCCGCTTCCGCTTCAAGGGGCGCCGCGGCGGCCTGCTGGCCCTGCTGCTGATCATGATGTTCCCCACCACGCTGTCGATGATCGCCATCTACAACATGATCTCCGGCATCGGGGACGTGCTGCCCGCCATCGGCTTGAACACACTGCTGGGCTACTGCCTGGCGCTCATGGGCGGCGCCCTGGGCCAGGTATGGCTGATCAAGGGCACCTTCGACACGATTCCCAAGGAGCTCGACGAGGCCGCCATCCTCGACGGCTGCACCCACTGGCAGGTCTTCTACCGGATTCTGCTGCCCTCCTTGAAGCCGATCCTGGCAACCACCTTCCTGCTGGCCTTCGTCGGCATCATCTCCGAGTTCCTGCTGGGCTCGATCTTCCTGACCGACAACTCCAAGAAGACCCTCGCCGTCGGCCTGTACGGCATGCTCTCCGGCGACCGCTCTAACAACCTCGGCATCTTCGCCGCCGGCTCGGTCATGACCATGGTGCCGGTGATCGCCCTGTTCCAGTACCTGCAGAAGTACATCGTCGGCGGTGCGACCGCCGGAGCTGTCAAGGGCTGA
- a CDS encoding alpha-amylase family glycosyl hydrolase, which produces MTCPNTTHYLSQPHHDTGPAYLLGTLRPGAQLTARLWVPAPWDPERIILRQVVDGEPALSNAQLVARTDAGSWWEAPVRLVNPTNRYRFLLLTPDSDHPYVWFHAAGLSDHDVPDATDFRVLADDDAPDWVLDAVCYQIFPDRFCAHTAPHERTAPAWAQPHAWLAEPPLAGDPSAAAWYGGDLDGIADHLDYLQDLGVNTVYLTPVFPAGSVHRYDSTSFDRVDDLLGGDAALARLTRALHERGMRLVLDLTTNHTGVTHDWFRRAVTDAESLEAGFYSFDHYPDQYSTWMNVESMPKLDHRSQAMRDRLVRGPESVTARWLRPPYNADGWRTDVANMTGRAGLVDLAHQAATDMRATMRQVQADTGRELWLVAEHGYDASGDLTGSGWQGTMNYHGFTRPLWSWLAAPDPADGLNWLGIPTGIPRLKGGPVARGVREYTAHMPATSITHSMNLLGSHDTPRIRTVVGSREAQLVAATALFTVPGVPTVFSGDELGATGRTGEHSRTTMPWAAPPGAEATDELGPAGAWGPVDRIVLERYRHLGRLRQELPALRRGGMRWVHADDDLLVWLRTHPDGDVLVAVARAGTAAVDLPLSCLPAGAVDEVYSMDGVGVSVLGDAGGHLTVSPTGPGSAVVVLRPALPRTEKVCTH; this is translated from the coding sequence ATGACCTGTCCGAACACCACGCACTATTTGAGTCAGCCGCACCACGACACCGGGCCGGCCTATCTGCTGGGTACGCTCCGCCCCGGAGCCCAGCTCACCGCCAGGTTGTGGGTGCCCGCGCCCTGGGACCCCGAGCGCATCATCCTGCGCCAGGTAGTCGACGGTGAGCCCGCCCTGTCCAACGCCCAGCTAGTGGCCCGCACCGACGCCGGGTCCTGGTGGGAGGCACCCGTCCGGCTCGTCAACCCCACCAACCGCTACCGGTTCCTGCTGCTGACGCCGGACTCCGACCACCCCTACGTCTGGTTCCACGCCGCTGGCCTATCCGACCACGACGTTCCCGACGCCACGGACTTCCGGGTCCTGGCCGACGACGACGCGCCCGACTGGGTGCTCGATGCCGTGTGCTATCAGATCTTCCCGGACCGCTTCTGCGCCCACACCGCGCCGCATGAGCGCACCGCTCCCGCCTGGGCGCAGCCCCACGCGTGGCTCGCCGAGCCCCCGCTGGCGGGAGATCCCAGCGCGGCAGCCTGGTACGGAGGAGATCTGGACGGCATCGCCGACCACCTGGACTACTTACAAGACCTGGGCGTCAACACTGTCTACCTGACCCCGGTCTTCCCGGCGGGATCCGTGCACCGATACGACTCCACCAGTTTCGACCGCGTGGATGACCTCCTGGGCGGCGACGCGGCACTGGCCCGGCTGACTCGGGCGCTGCACGAACGCGGCATGCGCCTGGTGCTCGACCTGACCACCAACCACACGGGTGTCACCCATGACTGGTTCCGGCGGGCCGTCACCGATGCCGAATCCCTCGAGGCCGGCTTCTACTCCTTCGACCACTATCCCGACCAGTACTCGACCTGGATGAATGTGGAGTCGATGCCCAAGCTCGACCACCGCAGCCAGGCCATGCGCGACCGGCTGGTGCGGGGTCCTGAATCGGTGACGGCACGCTGGCTGCGCCCGCCGTACAACGCCGACGGTTGGCGCACGGACGTCGCAAATATGACCGGCCGGGCCGGCCTGGTGGACCTGGCCCACCAGGCAGCAACGGACATGCGCGCCACCATGCGGCAGGTGCAGGCGGACACCGGGCGCGAGCTGTGGCTGGTGGCCGAGCACGGGTACGACGCCTCCGGTGATCTAACCGGATCCGGCTGGCAAGGCACGATGAACTACCACGGCTTCACCCGGCCACTGTGGTCCTGGCTGGCCGCCCCCGATCCTGCCGACGGCCTGAATTGGCTGGGTATCCCCACCGGCATCCCGCGCCTGAAGGGCGGACCGGTCGCCCGCGGGGTGCGTGAGTACACCGCGCATATGCCGGCCACATCCATAACCCATTCGATGAACTTGCTCGGCTCGCACGACACGCCGCGTATCCGCACCGTCGTCGGCTCCCGGGAGGCACAGCTGGTGGCGGCAACCGCCCTGTTCACCGTACCGGGGGTGCCAACCGTGTTCTCGGGAGACGAGCTCGGAGCCACGGGCCGCACCGGAGAGCACTCCCGCACCACCATGCCGTGGGCCGCTCCGCCTGGTGCCGAGGCCACCGACGAGCTCGGCCCGGCCGGGGCGTGGGGTCCGGTGGACCGCATCGTCCTGGAACGCTACCGGCACCTGGGACGGCTGCGCCAGGAGCTGCCCGCGCTACGACGCGGGGGTATGCGTTGGGTGCACGCCGACGACGACCTGCTGGTATGGCTGCGTACTCATCCGGACGGCGACGTGCTGGTGGCAGTTGCGCGGGCGGGCACCGCCGCGGTGGACCTGCCGCTGTCCTGCCTACCGGCCGGAGCGGTGGATGAGGTGTATTCGATGGATGGCGTAGGCGTATCCGTGCTCGGCGATGCGGGCGGCCACCTGACCGTGAGCCCCACCGGGCCCGGATCGGCCGTGGTCGTGCTGAGGCCGGCGCTTCCGCGCACTGAAAAGGTCTGCACCCACTAG
- a CDS encoding LacI family DNA-binding transcriptional regulator, with product MQQRITLADIAEQAGVSTATVSRVLNGKSNVAEATRRQVLVALDLLGYERPESLRQTSKGLVGLIVPELTNPIFPLYAQEIEQLLAPSGHTPLLCTQTPGGTSEDEYIEMLVDRGVAGIIFVSGRHSDTGGDVTRYQRLRDRGVPLVTVNGNASTIKVPGFATDDRAAARMAVDHLASLGHTRIGLATGPGRMVPAQRKTAGYEDGIRANLPDQPLRIVETLYTYEGGASAAGRLLEQDCTGIICGSDIMALGVISGVRAAGKSVPQDVSVIGYDDSPLIPMMNPPLTTVRQPVAAICRAAVTTLLSAIAGEHQADTELLFKPDLIVRGSTAPAPHTMVS from the coding sequence GTGCAACAGCGCATCACCCTCGCCGACATCGCCGAGCAGGCGGGCGTGTCCACGGCGACCGTGTCCCGTGTCCTGAACGGCAAGTCGAACGTGGCCGAAGCGACCCGACGTCAGGTGCTGGTCGCCCTCGACCTGCTGGGCTACGAGCGCCCGGAGTCTCTCCGCCAGACCTCAAAGGGGCTGGTGGGGCTGATCGTCCCCGAGCTAACCAACCCGATCTTCCCGCTGTACGCCCAGGAGATCGAGCAGCTGCTCGCCCCCAGCGGGCACACCCCGCTGCTGTGCACCCAGACGCCGGGCGGCACCAGCGAGGACGAGTACATTGAGATGCTCGTGGATCGGGGGGTGGCCGGCATCATCTTTGTGTCCGGCCGCCACTCCGACACCGGCGGCGACGTCACCCGCTACCAGCGGCTGCGGGACCGCGGTGTGCCCCTGGTAACCGTCAATGGCAACGCCTCCACCATTAAGGTGCCCGGATTCGCCACCGACGATCGGGCCGCGGCCCGCATGGCGGTAGACCACCTGGCCAGCCTGGGCCACACCCGCATCGGCCTGGCGACCGGACCCGGGCGGATGGTGCCCGCACAGCGCAAGACCGCCGGCTACGAGGACGGTATACGCGCCAACCTGCCCGACCAGCCGCTGCGCATTGTGGAGACGCTGTACACCTACGAGGGAGGTGCCAGCGCCGCCGGCAGACTGCTGGAGCAGGACTGTACCGGGATCATATGCGGCTCGGACATCATGGCGCTCGGCGTCATCTCCGGGGTACGCGCCGCAGGCAAGAGCGTCCCGCAGGACGTGTCCGTCATCGGCTACGACGACTCCCCCCTGATCCCCATGATGAACCCCCCGCTGACTACCGTGCGCCAGCCCGTCGCCGCGATCTGCCGGGCGGCGGTAACCACGCTGCTGTCCGCGATCGCCGGCGAGCATCAGGCCGACACGGAGCTGCTGTTCAAGCCCGACCTGATCGTGCGCGGCTCCACGGCCCCGGCCCCGCACACCATGGTCTCCTGA
- a CDS encoding glycerate kinase — protein MRVLLAPGPMFPEPGGVPLVAPELGLGADAVAQAIAAGWAQARPADALTLLPLPDGGPGTAQCVTGERIASRRVLHAPGPLGQVRETDLVRLATPEPVDGHRRNGATWLLDAARLLALPADRELAAREAQSGTTTGLGQVLAAALRLTERGDTLVVTLAATAVHDGGAGALEGLGGVMRARALMAGRELVLALADDTPLGGVGGAGQALSEVSAMSGQSAQELNLSACAAAARIAEQAGSLRGGLLPVAGGGGTDLSVTARGTGAGGGAALVLRALGARALPGARVMSRLLGLEEAVAGQDLVVTAAGELFDVLADSVVAVVGGAAGDLALPTVLVAGRLAVPRGELAEAGVVSAYPLQAPGVAQREAWNGGAPSSLRERLAAVGERLARTWSR, from the coding sequence ATGCGAGTGCTCCTGGCGCCGGGCCCCATGTTTCCAGAGCCCGGTGGCGTTCCCCTGGTCGCGCCCGAGCTGGGCCTGGGCGCCGACGCCGTCGCGCAGGCGATAGCGGCGGGTTGGGCGCAGGCGCGGCCCGCCGACGCCCTGACCCTCCTGCCGCTGCCCGACGGCGGCCCGGGTACCGCTCAGTGCGTCACTGGGGAGCGGATAGCCTCCAGGCGTGTCCTGCACGCACCGGGGCCACTCGGGCAGGTCCGGGAGACCGACCTGGTGAGGCTGGCCACTCCAGAACCGGTGGATGGCCATCGCCGAAACGGTGCCACCTGGCTGCTTGACGCTGCCCGGCTGCTGGCCCTGCCTGCCGACCGCGAGCTGGCCGCGCGCGAGGCGCAGTCCGGGACGACGACGGGGCTCGGGCAGGTCCTGGCCGCGGCCTTGCGGCTTACGGAGCGCGGTGACACGCTCGTGGTGACACTAGCCGCAACCGCAGTGCACGACGGCGGGGCGGGAGCCCTTGAGGGCCTGGGCGGGGTGATGCGGGCCCGCGCTCTGATGGCGGGCCGGGAGCTGGTACTCGCCCTGGCCGATGACACACCGCTGGGAGGCGTCGGGGGTGCCGGCCAGGCACTGAGTGAGGTAAGCGCGATGAGCGGGCAAAGCGCACAGGAGCTGAACCTGAGCGCCTGTGCGGCCGCGGCGCGAATCGCTGAGCAGGCCGGCTCGCTGCGTGGCGGCCTGCTGCCGGTTGCGGGCGGCGGTGGGACAGACCTGTCGGTCACGGCTCGGGGCACTGGCGCTGGCGGGGGAGCGGCACTGGTCCTGCGTGCCCTTGGCGCGCGTGCACTGCCGGGTGCGCGGGTCATGTCACGGCTACTGGGGCTGGAGGAGGCGGTGGCCGGCCAGGATCTGGTTGTGACAGCAGCCGGAGAGCTATTCGACGTGCTTGCCGACTCTGTGGTTGCGGTGGTCGGTGGGGCGGCCGGAGACCTGGCACTGCCTACGGTGCTGGTCGCGGGCCGCCTGGCCGTGCCGCGCGGAGAGCTCGCGGAGGCGGGCGTGGTATCCGCATACCCCCTTCAGGCACCCGGCGTAGCTCAGCGGGAGGCCTGGAATGGCGGCGCCCCGTCCTCCCTGCGCGAGCGCCTGGCCGCCGTCGGCGAGCGGTTGGCCCGCACCTGGTCGCGTTGA
- a CDS encoding M20/M25/M40 family metallo-hydrolase codes for MITARAVHTAVHDSFERVVADLTDLVAIPSVSAAGHDPAQVRRSADHVAALLSDAGMEANVLSVQGPQGPGRPAVLAHREGPSGSPRVLLYAHHDVQPVGNPDKWRQADPFAAQRRGERLFGRGAADDGAGVIAHVHALRLLAELNNGELPCSVTAFIEGEEEIGSPSFENFLSTYREQLDADVIVVADSSNWRVGVPALTTSLRGVVQVDVHLAVLDHALHSGQYGGPVIDAVTAMCRLIATLHDEHGDVAVDGLVSRPLAAPGSPEYSESDFRADAGVLDGVALVGTGDLTARLWTKPALAVIGMDVTSLPVAGNVLAPTCTARLSLRIAPGQDPAAALAALTTHLQAHAPFGARVTVSAGEMGPAFDGTADTPAGRAAHWALTEAFGTEAVSIGQGGSIPFIATLKETFPHAQVLVTGIEDPDTRAHSEDESMHLGDLERIVVAETLLLARLGGVISPETDS; via the coding sequence ATGATTACCGCCCGCGCCGTGCACACCGCCGTCCATGACTCCTTCGAGCGGGTCGTCGCCGACCTGACGGATCTGGTGGCCATCCCCTCAGTCTCCGCCGCTGGGCACGACCCGGCGCAGGTCAGACGCTCCGCCGACCACGTGGCTGCGCTGCTGAGCGACGCCGGAATGGAGGCGAACGTCCTTTCGGTCCAGGGTCCGCAGGGCCCCGGCCGCCCCGCCGTGCTTGCCCACCGGGAGGGGCCGAGCGGCTCCCCCCGGGTGCTGCTGTACGCCCACCACGACGTCCAGCCCGTGGGCAATCCCGATAAGTGGCGGCAAGCAGATCCCTTTGCCGCACAGCGGCGCGGTGAGCGGCTGTTCGGACGGGGCGCCGCCGATGACGGCGCCGGCGTGATCGCACATGTGCACGCGCTGAGGCTGCTGGCTGAGTTGAACAACGGCGAACTGCCCTGCTCGGTGACCGCGTTCATTGAGGGGGAGGAGGAGATCGGCTCTCCCTCCTTCGAGAACTTCCTGAGCACCTATCGGGAGCAGCTGGACGCGGACGTCATCGTGGTGGCCGACTCCTCCAACTGGCGGGTGGGGGTGCCGGCACTGACCACCTCTCTGCGCGGAGTGGTGCAAGTGGATGTGCACCTGGCCGTGCTTGATCATGCACTGCACTCCGGCCAGTATGGGGGGCCGGTGATCGACGCCGTCACCGCCATGTGCCGACTGATCGCCACCCTGCACGACGAGCACGGAGACGTCGCGGTCGATGGGCTGGTTTCTCGCCCCCTGGCTGCGCCCGGCTCCCCGGAGTACTCCGAGTCCGACTTCCGTGCCGACGCCGGCGTCCTGGACGGTGTGGCCCTGGTCGGCACCGGGGACCTGACCGCCCGGCTGTGGACCAAGCCCGCGCTGGCCGTCATCGGCATGGACGTGACTTCCCTGCCGGTGGCGGGCAATGTGCTGGCCCCCACCTGCACCGCGCGCCTGTCCCTGCGTATTGCTCCCGGTCAGGACCCGGCCGCCGCACTCGCGGCCCTGACGACCCACCTCCAGGCGCATGCCCCCTTTGGCGCGCGGGTCACCGTCAGTGCCGGGGAAATGGGCCCCGCCTTTGACGGCACCGCTGACACGCCTGCGGGGAGGGCCGCCCACTGGGCGCTCACCGAGGCCTTCGGTACGGAGGCGGTCAGCATCGGCCAGGGCGGCTCCATCCCGTTCATTGCCACCCTGAAGGAGACCTTCCCCCACGCGCAGGTCCTGGTGACCGGGATCGAGGACCCGGACACCCGCGCCCACAGCGAAGACGAGTCGATGCACCTGGGTGACCTGGAGCGCATCGTGGTGGCGGAGACGCTGCTGCTGGCCCGGCTTGGCGGCGTGATCTCGCCCGAGACGGACTCCTGA
- a CDS encoding DUF3043 domain-containing protein, translated as MLEKLPFGRRDRADARASDAPAAPAKKSGKGRPTPKRKDAQARNLHPIVPADRKAAKREARAKQDEAWERQRQAMQTGDERYLPPRDKGPIKRYIRDYVDARYCLGEWFMPLTLLLLIVFIGFSSQQTLISYYFMLAIYLYLFIAIGDAVVCWRQLRRRLYAKFGRDKVQEQGTIFWYIFSRCFNLRRWRQPAPQVARRQYPD; from the coding sequence CTGTTAGAGAAGCTGCCCTTCGGCAGACGCGACCGGGCCGACGCCCGTGCGTCCGACGCACCGGCCGCACCCGCTAAGAAGTCCGGCAAGGGCCGCCCCACCCCCAAGCGCAAGGACGCGCAGGCACGAAATCTGCACCCGATCGTGCCCGCTGACCGCAAGGCCGCCAAGCGGGAGGCGCGCGCGAAGCAGGATGAGGCCTGGGAGCGGCAGCGCCAGGCCATGCAGACCGGGGACGAGCGCTACCTGCCGCCGCGTGACAAGGGTCCGATCAAGCGGTACATCCGCGACTACGTTGACGCCCGCTACTGCCTGGGCGAGTGGTTCATGCCGCTGACCCTGTTGCTGCTGATCGTGTTCATAGGCTTCTCCTCCCAGCAGACCCTGATCAGCTACTACTTCATGCTGGCGATCTACCTGTACCTGTTCATCGCGATCGGGGATGCGGTGGTCTGCTGGCGGCAGCTGCGACGGCGCCTGTACGCGAAGTTCGGCCGGGACAAGGTCCAGGAGCAGGGCACGATCTTCTGGTACATCTTCTCCCGGTGCTTCAACCTGCGCCGCTGGCGCCAGCCCGCTCCCCAGGTCGCCCGCAGGCAGTACCCCGACTGA
- a CDS encoding aldo/keto reductase family protein, with translation MVAYRHLGNSGLKITEITYGNWITHGSQVEADTAIECVRTALDLGITSFDTADVYANTVAEEVLGQALKGQRRESLEIFTKVYWPVGPKGPNDVGLSRKHIMEGIDGSLRRLGMDYVDLYQAHRYDYATPLEETMQAFADVVRAGKALYIGVSEWTAEQIRAGQELATQMGFRLVSNQPQYSALWRVIEEKVVPTSTELGMGQIVWSPMAEGVLSGKYLPGQQPPAGSRATDEKGGKQMISRWMRDDVLTAVQKLKPIADDAGLSMPQLAIAWVLQHDFISAALVGASRPEQLVENVKASGVKLGEDVMAAIDAAVGDVVERDPALTRSPEQRPA, from the coding sequence ATGGTCGCATACCGTCATCTCGGCAATTCCGGACTCAAGATCACCGAAATCACCTACGGCAACTGGATCACCCACGGCTCCCAGGTGGAGGCGGACACCGCAATTGAATGCGTGCGCACCGCACTCGACCTGGGCATCACCAGCTTCGACACCGCGGATGTGTACGCCAATACTGTGGCAGAGGAGGTGCTGGGCCAGGCGTTGAAGGGGCAGCGCCGCGAGTCCCTGGAGATCTTCACCAAGGTTTACTGGCCCGTCGGCCCCAAGGGCCCCAATGACGTAGGCCTGTCCCGCAAGCACATCATGGAGGGCATCGACGGCTCGCTGCGGCGCCTGGGCATGGATTACGTCGACCTCTACCAGGCGCACCGCTACGACTACGCCACCCCGCTGGAGGAGACCATGCAGGCCTTCGCGGATGTGGTGCGCGCCGGCAAAGCCCTGTACATCGGCGTCTCGGAGTGGACCGCCGAGCAGATCCGGGCCGGCCAGGAGCTCGCCACCCAAATGGGCTTCCGCCTGGTGTCCAACCAGCCGCAGTACTCCGCCCTGTGGCGCGTCATCGAGGAAAAGGTAGTGCCGACCTCAACCGAGCTCGGCATGGGCCAGATCGTCTGGTCGCCGATGGCCGAGGGAGTCCTGTCCGGTAAGTACCTGCCCGGGCAGCAGCCGCCGGCCGGCTCGCGCGCCACCGACGAGAAGGGCGGCAAGCAGATGATCAGCCGCTGGATGCGCGACGACGTGCTCACCGCCGTCCAGAAGCTGAAGCCGATTGCCGACGACGCCGGACTGTCCATGCCGCAGCTGGCCATCGCCTGGGTACTGCAGCACGACTTCATCTCCGCGGCGCTGGTGGGAGCCTCGCGCCCGGAGCAGCTCGTAGAGAACGTCAAGGCCTCCGGTGTGAAGCTGGGTGAGGACGTGATGGCCGCAATCGATGCGGCTGTGGGCGACGTCGTCGAGCGCGACCCGGCCCTGACCCGCTCCCCCGAGCAGCGTCCAGCCTGA
- a CDS encoding quinone-dependent dihydroorotate dehydrogenase: protein MLYDLLYKTVLTRIDPEAIHDACMEAIEATSKVPLVRDVVRQAFGRRPAFPVPSANQGGPFVRPVPGILGLAAGMDKEGQAVEGMDMLGFGFVEVGTFTARPQPGNDKPRMWRYPTIRAVRNRMGFNNSGADEAAARLRRLRSTPRGRSIVVGANIGKTKTTPLDQAAQDYAYSASKVARWVDYLVVNVSSPNTPGLRSLQEVQALRPILAAVRAAADDAAHRHVPLLVKIAPDLANEDIDAVADLVLDMKLDGVVATNTTIDHDLGEGGLSGAPLLPRSLQVVRRLRARMGEGPIIIGVGGISSVMDAELMLDAGADLLQAYTAFIYNGPAWPGRINRALAMVPRHLR, encoded by the coding sequence GTGCTGTACGACCTGCTGTACAAGACCGTTCTCACCCGCATCGACCCCGAGGCCATACACGACGCCTGTATGGAGGCAATCGAGGCGACCAGCAAGGTGCCGCTCGTGCGCGACGTCGTCCGGCAGGCCTTTGGGCGCCGCCCTGCCTTCCCCGTGCCGTCGGCCAACCAGGGCGGACCATTCGTGCGCCCCGTCCCCGGCATCCTGGGCCTGGCCGCAGGCATGGACAAGGAGGGACAGGCGGTAGAGGGCATGGACATGCTCGGCTTCGGCTTCGTGGAGGTCGGCACCTTCACCGCCCGTCCGCAGCCGGGCAATGACAAGCCCCGCATGTGGCGTTACCCGACCATCCGGGCGGTCCGCAATCGTATGGGCTTCAACAACTCTGGCGCGGATGAGGCCGCCGCGCGCCTGCGCCGCCTGCGCTCAACGCCGCGCGGCCGCTCTATCGTCGTAGGCGCCAATATTGGCAAGACCAAGACCACGCCCCTGGATCAGGCTGCGCAAGACTACGCCTACTCCGCATCAAAGGTCGCCCGCTGGGTCGACTACCTGGTGGTCAACGTCTCCAGCCCCAATACGCCCGGCCTGCGCTCCCTGCAGGAGGTCCAGGCACTGCGGCCGATCCTCGCCGCTGTGCGTGCTGCCGCGGATGATGCCGCGCACCGCCACGTGCCGCTGCTGGTCAAGATTGCGCCGGACCTCGCCAATGAGGACATCGACGCCGTGGCTGACCTGGTGCTGGACATGAAGCTGGATGGGGTGGTGGCCACCAATACGACCATTGACCACGATCTGGGGGAGGGCGGCCTGTCCGGTGCCCCCCTGCTGCCGCGCTCGCTGCAGGTTGTGCGCCGTCTGCGCGCGCGTATGGGGGAGGGGCCCATAATCATCGGCGTGGGCGGTATCTCATCGGTCATGGACGCCGAGCTCATGCTCGATGCCGGCGCTGACCTGCTACAGGCCTACACGGCATTCATCTACAACGGTCCGGCCTGGCCCGGTCGTATCAACCGTGCCCTGGCAATGGTTCCGCGTCACCTGCGCTGA